The DNA region TCATAGTCGATAGTTCCATTACCGTCGGCATCAGCCTGAACGACCACTAAAGGTTAGTGCAAAAGCCAAGTAAATCGATAATTAAGTTCGTGTAAGCTTACAGCTTCCATCAGCTGTTTAACTTCGTATTCAGACAATTTAGTTCCTTGCTTAGCAAGACCATGCTTGAGTTCTTCTAAAGTAATAGTTCCGCTATTATCGGAGTCCATACTCTTGAACATTTCCTTCAAACCTTGAATCTCCTCCTCTGATAAGCAACCGGCTATTACCTGCAAATAAAGTTATACGAATACGATAAGGACTTATTGATAATTTAAGGGTTTGTGGACCTTATGTATAAATTAGGCTTACCCTTAAAGCAGCCTTCTTAAACTGGTTCATTGCTCTGAATTGTTTCAGTCTGTTAATAACCGCGTTATCGAGTGGTGTATCGGGTGCTTCTCCGTCTTCTTTGATCCAAGGATGATCTGCATTGCGAGTTCACGATAAGTGAATTGTATCTGAAAGTGAAGTATTACCGTTCCTCAATAAAAGGAGATCATACTGAGGACTTCGAATGCCGTTAGCCTCTGCTTGGGATCTATGTTTAGCATTTTCCGCACGAGATCTTTAGCACTGGGCGAAATGTTTGGCCAAGGATCGCTTGTGAAGTCGATCTGCCCTCTCAGAATAGCATTGAAGATCCCTTGTTCAGATTCTGTTGGAACAAATGTTAGCTTTAATTTTTGTTTCGATGAGGAACAAAAGTTGTGAATTGTGGAATAAAGGAAGATGCACCAACCAGCCCAAAAAGGAGGAACACCACAGAGGAAAATGTAGAGCATGACTCCTATGCTCCAAATATCGGCTTCGGGTCCATACCGTCGCTTGAGGACTTCAGGTGCTATGTAATATGCACTGCCCACTATGTCTTTGAACACCTCGCCTGTTCAGGAAAGAAAAGTCAGGTCGGTTCTGTTTGGAAAGGATGAAGGGGGACATACTTGTTAGTCCTATGAATGTAACATACATATTCATTCTAGCTAACTTACTTGATTGTCTAATGGAAAGACAACCCTTCACCCTACTAAGGGATCTACATATCGATCCTATTAGCGGTCATGAATGCAACATTCAAATTTAGTCTAACTTTGTGACTATCTGTGATCTTTAATTTGAATGAAATTAAAGGCCGGTACTATAGTCATATATGgactaaaattaaagaaaaggaagatGGCCGGAAATGGAAATGGAAATGATTGACCTTGCTTGAAGAAGACGGAGAGGCCGAAATCGGTGGCCTTGAGCGGCGCGTCCTCGTCTTTGTTGAGCAGGAGGAAGTTCTCCGGCTTGAGGTCTCTGTGGATGACCCCCATGGAATGGAAGGTGTGCAAGATCTGTACGATGGTCCTCAGCAGAGAGGCGGCGGCCCGCTCGGTGTAGTGGCCCTTGGCGATGATGCGGTCGAAGAGTTCGCCGCCGGAGCAGAGCTCCATGACGAGGTGCACCGACTGCTTGTCCTCGTAGGCGCCCTTGAGCTCGACGATGTTGGGCTGGCCGGAGAGGTGGTACATGATCTGCACCTCCCTCCTCACGTCCTCGATGTCCTCCTTGTTCGTCAGCTTCCTCTTCGCGATGGTCTTGCAGGCCAGTTTCTCGCCGGTGGCCTTGTGGGTGCAGAGGTGGGTGACGCCGAACTGGCCGCGGCCGAGCTCTTTTCCGAGGGAGTAGGTGGCGCGGACGTCCTCCATGGGCCGGCCGAGCACGGGGCCGATCGGGGCGGCGGGCTTGGCCGCCGGGATGGCGGGGGGCTTCTGGATGGCGGAGGTGGACTCCGAATCCACCTCGGCACCAGAGTCAGCGGCGACCTCGGCGGCCGCCGCCTCGTCGGCCGGCTCTTTGTTGAAGCAGTTGCCCATGGGGGGAGGGTGGCGGAGGGGGGTGTTGGCCGGCCTCGGCTGCTAGAAGGGGAGAAGACGAGGCATGGCgaaggggaggagagggagagggatgaTTTTGATGGGAGAAGAGGCGCCATGGATTGGATTGGAGGAGGTGAGTCGCCGGAGCAGAGGCTGGGAGAGATTCACGGGGACCGAACTCAAAAAAAGGATGGGCTTCGGGTTATTCTTGTTCTTGGTTGCTTGCTGAGCTGGCACGAGGACATTAGATTTGATTTCCGAATCCAACTCGAGTTCTAATCAGATCCCTGTCCGAACTTTCTATAAATGgcaattttaaaagttattttatgattgttgttGTTAAGTTGCggtaatttttagttaagttgataATTAGGTGAGTCCTATCCTaccatttttattttaatatatatatatattttaaaaaaataaaaagtatgttttaaaaatataaaaataatatttgtatattaaaaatattcttattgtacaagtaagaaaaagggtttgggaatgagagaaTGGATTTATTCCCAAACCTTATGTTTGATTGATGGGAATGGAattaagattttggaatgaaatccaaaaatttgAGTATGAATGAAACTCACTCCcttccttgggttttgatggaatgagaataaaaattaagttttgaacgaaaataaccttaatatatttgttcaatttttctttcatttcactctctctccttgttctctctcattatactttctctctcctcattctatcatcatattttctctctcaatatactttctctctccttattctctctcatcacacattctctaccattttctctctgtattctctcccatcacacacactctctcattattttctatctcttcattttttcatcatactttctctctcttcaatttctcttatcatatttcctctccatattttatctcatcacactttctctctcttcattctcttccatcatactctctctcctcattctctctcatcacacattctctactattttctctgtattctctctcatcacacacactctctcattattttctctttcttcattctctcctcattttttttatcatattttttctctcatcatactttctatctcctcaatctctcttaccattctctctctatatttttttttcgaCCCCGCGGGTCATTTGAGTTGGTATGTGGCatgtgttgccacaatgaggtcgcaAGGTCGATCCTCGAGGCAGTTGGGGAATAAATCCCTTATCCCCGTATTATACCCTGTCCGTCACATGCTCGCTCGGAtgctgcgatttacctccctcgtaaTGGCCTTGGGTCAGGTACGGTGGGGGCGCTGGGGCGAGTGTTTTGTCTTTTGCCACAATTCTCTCcatattttttctcatcatactttctctctcatcattctcttccatcacactctctctcctcattttctctcactacactttccctctcttcattttttcccatcatactttctctctcgtcacattttcttatcatactttctcttctcaatctctcattttctctcatcgtactttctctctcttcattttttcccatcactctttctctctcatcatactttttcttttctcaatatctcctatcacgctctctctcctcattttctctcatcacactttctctctcttcatttttgcccatcacactttctctttcatcatactttttctcttatcatatgtttctctcacattcaactttatcttccatctaattttttctcttattttcttctaagggtaaaaaagaaaatttaagttcattccaattgaaaatattcaactaaccaaatattatttttaggaatgatactcaagctcatactcattcccatttcacaatattatgatactcattcccattccgattcctaggagagaaccaaacgctaCCTTAATAAGATtttgattaaataaaaataaaaataatttttattctaTAGAGTAATAATGCTAaagtaaaacttttttttttgaagattctttttttttaaaaaaaaaaataaagggatACAccgtttttaaataaaataatctgacgctttttatttttaatttttgctcatttaaaaataaatttattaatttttattaataaaaaaaaaaaatataacgtCCGTCACGCGACTGTTAACATTCCGTCCATCCCTTGCGTTTGCTATAAATAGAAACCATCTTCGAGATCGCGCTCGATCCGTGAGGAGGCATGGCGGAGAAGCTCACCGGCGACCAGATCTCCGAGTTCAAGGAGGCCTTCAGCTTATTCGACAAGGATGGAGATGGTTAGATGCTCTTCGTTCCGATCCTAATCCTTTTCGCGTCTCATGTTGGATCCcttctttctcttgatttgttcctTTTAATATCACTTAGGTTGAACATCGATTTACTTGGAAAATCCATTCGAGATTACACTAGATTGAAATCTTTTGATTTCGATTTTGACATTCTGTTCTTTTTCGTTCACGTTTCGGCAGGTTGCGTCACTACCAAAGAGATCGGGACTGTGATGCGTTCACTGGGTCAGAACCCTACGGAGGCAGAGTTACAGGAGATGATAAATGAAGTCGATGCAGATGGCAGTGGGACAATCGACTTTCCCGAGTTCCTCAATCTGATGGCTCGCAAGCTGAACGGCACCGACTCGGACGAGGAGTTGAAAGAAGCCTTTCGAGTTTTTGACAAGGATCAGAACggtttcatctcctctgccgagCTTCGCATTGTCATGAGTAATCTGGGCGAGAAGTTGACGGATGATGAAATCGATGACATGATCCGCGAAGCTGATGTAGACGGCGATGGCCAGATCAACTACGACGAGTTTGTCAAGGTTATGATGACAAAGTGAGCTTTGAAGGAACAATAAGGAAGTTATCAATAAGATGGTTCACCACTTTGCTCTCTGCTCTTCTCTGTTTAATGTGGTTTTTTTAGTGGTTGATTCTTCTATGTGAATCTTTTCGAATTGGTTTCTTTAAAATGTAATGTGTTTCACATGTCACAATTCATGGATCATTTTCTTTCTATCTTATTCAAATTCCTCAGATGATGAAAAACAAAATAGGTGTCGCTAGCTTGATCAATTTGTGTGTCATTATATTTGCACAATAGTGTTTTCAGGTTGTCCAATCTATGTTTTCTCATGTTATCGACATTAGATTATTCATTGGATTAGATATGTTTTTCTCCTAATCTCACTTCCTGTATATATATGATTTTTGCTATTGTGTCTTTAATCAAGCCTTCCTGGCACAATTACTTAGCTTGGTTGATATCCTCAGATCTACACATTTCATTAGCATTAGATTATTGATTGGATTGGATAATCTTCTCTTGTAGTTTCTCTTCCTGTACAATATTTTGCTACTATTGATTGGTTTCATATCcaactcttgtttttttttttttcaatcatgcCTTCTCAGTGcaagtacttaagcttggttgATATCGTAACGTCGGAACAATTTTTGACATTGAATTATTGATTGAATCAGATGTACTTTCTTATAATCTCTCTTCCTGAGCAAGATTTTGCTTCTTTTGATTGGTTATACATCGTACTTCTGTGTTTTTTTAATCATGCGTTCTCAGTGCAAATACTTAAGCTTGATTGATATCCTAATATCGGAACATTTTATTGGGATTAGATTATATTGGATCataatatacttttcttagtctCTCTTCCTGTATCATTTGTTCTTGGTGCAAATACTTAAGTTTTGTCATCTGAACATTTTATTGAGATTAGATTATTGATTGGATCATAATATACTTTTCTTGTAATCTCTCTTCCTGTACAAGATTTTGCTTCTGTTGATGGTTACATATGTTTTAAATCATGCATTCTTAGTGTGAATACTTAAGCTTGATTGATATCCTAATTTTGTAACATTTTATTGAGATTAGATTATCGATTAGATCataatatacttttcttataatcTCTCATTCTTAGTGCAAATACGTTTTCTATTCAAAATACTTACTAAAAAATCACCATAATAAAAATTCTTCATGTCCTTGTCTACGAGTCGCTATGTAATACTAGTGGGGGGCAAACATTCTCTAAACTTTTTTGATATGCAAGATGCTACCTGGTGACCATCTAGGACAAAGCTGCGTGGAAAAATATCATGTATGAGATATGTGTGATAAATAAAAAGAAGATAAAGTActgaaataattattaaatacataATTACTTACCAGTCACCAACAACTCTCAAAACAGTCTGGTCACCATATGCTCTATGTGCTGATTGCATAACTATATATGGAAAATCATAAGTATAAAATAcacatttgaaataatattgtCTTCTAATTAGggagatgaaaaaaaaattataagaaaattcaTACATTATGTTATGACattgttaataatttttaatcactTGATGTCATTCTAAATCAACTAAATTAACATTTTATAAGTTTTCATCGCTAGACTTCATTGGTTCATCAACCTCCTCACTACTAGACATCTCTCTATCATTTATTTTTTTCGTAAGTGACATTAATATTTACAAGTAGTTATGACGTGGATTGTATTTCTAGTGTATCTCAACTTCTTgattttgatatgcatcatgACTTTGGGCAGATATAGTGTTCGACATTTCTATGATTGACCGAGACTTTATCTGACACACTGCTAACCATTCACTAGGTTTAATCTTTACTGGGTACTTAAGATAGAATACTTGATCAGCTTGTACCGCAAAGATGAAAGActcaaacttgttgaatcttttgtttgcgttaacctcaactaaattgtagAAATGATGTATTTTGGTACTTATTCTTGAAGTTGGATCATACCATGGACATCTATATAATACACACCTTTTTAAAGGTAAAGCTAGATACTCAACCTTGTTGATTTCCTCAAATCTACCATAATAATCAAATTAAGTATCATTGTTGTTTGTTGATCCTTTTACGCAGACACTAGAATTATACGTAAGCCTTTGTGAATCGCGTAGGGCCACGTGAAATCTGAATTCATTAACATAATACCTTAGTAGATTGTTATGTTACGAAAAGGTCTTAATGCAAGATTTTTTAGTCTTTCATTttacacatttgatattctatggtCATTCACTTATTATAATAGTTATTATATAAATTAGATGCAtatattgttaggaccaaaagtagctagagggggggggggggggggaatagctcgtcgcgttcgctcgttgctcggtgttgcttgtttcttcaagaatgcgcagcggaaaatacataaacaaacacaaacacgctaacactaggagtttacttggtatccatctccaacggagatgactaatccaaggatccacaccacgcacgcaccctccactatgaaaacactccttttcggtaactaccgagggcggagaagccctacaagactctcagtacaagaagaagaaagggtagtaaagaataagcaaaagcttacaagaaatgcagtaaaaaccctagcttcttcttcttctcgttgcaactcgcctcttgacttggatgaacctccaagaaccttcaagaactggcggtgaggagcttagagagtgctggggaggagctgtgttgaatctaaaatgaatcggtgaagtgctgccgaaggaaatgaacgcctgcggcttaaatcgacgctaacggtcgaatcccgatcgattggaatgctcccaatcgatcggggaggctttggatcgatccacggatcgatccagagcgcctctgtactctggaaaagcttctggatcgatccacggatcgatccagcacttatcgcgcgaagcagcagcgtcccaatcgatccactgatcgattgggacctctggatcgatccacggatcgatccagagaggttctgttcgcggggactcaccggatcgatccagatcttctggatcgatccacggatcaatccaaacctgctggatcaatccacggattaatccaaacctgctggatcaatccacggatcaatccagatattggtttttgcccaaaaccaagcccaaagccccctaaaccaacatctagtcaaccatgacttgttggtacataagacctagcatccggtcacccttgaccagctaggactctctcaccaagtgtctggtcaatccctttgacccacttggacttttctcttcttgccaagtatccggtcactccctaagacctacttggacttttcttcctcatgccaagtatccggtcaatccctttgacctacttggactctcaccagatgtctggtcaaccttgacccatctggatttctcttgcctggcttcactcaccaggactttcccaattgcctagattcactcactaggtctttcacctggcttcactcaccaggatttttctcctgcctagcttcactcactaggacttcccaattgcctagcttcactcactaggattttcctcctgcctaacatcccagttaggacttcccagtcaagtatccggtcatccttgacttacttgactcttcttcaatcaatatcttattgtcaaacatctaaacccaaaccaagactcagcttggtcaaccaggtcaaccttgacctgagggatgttgcaccaacaatctccccctttttgatgtttgacaataccacaataacacttacaataccacatgtaagttaggctaatcccatagcctcattcttcatgccactaggtaatgaaagcataagttaagctcttcattctccccctaagagggcaacctccctcttagataatgaaagcctaacttactccctttcacacgtcctttcattctccccctattggcacacatcaacctatgccccctctttgggcacacttcaacaaatccatttgttgaaaactctccccctgaagagttgctcatcattggttacaacttcactcgttgaaccaacacgataatgaaggtcccatacccttcatttatccttaacttcttcctcaatgtagacaaatacccaaccttgagcattttctaacctcttgagttcccacttgaaataatgaggatattcactccccatttcaagttcaaaagctcattcatgagcattttctttaaagaaggttaaccaccttccaaggttcatgaaaaataattttcatgcctttaaagagtccctcaccctaaagacatggtggtaacttctgtcattgcaccaacaatgacttggaatccctaaccctttaggaaactcaaatttagaagttttgaggttcaaatattcaaaatttgaaacaaacctcaacctaaacttcaacttagccttccttaaccaatccatccttgttttccacacgaaaacacccgttttatgtatacaaatgtatttttaggggtttggaatggttacctagactaaaataggtttagagtgctgaaatcagacattcccagccaaaatcagcgtcctggatcgattggagttgggttccaatcgattcaacctatttgaatcgatccactgatcgattcaggatgtgtggatcgatcggctgatcgatccagcgagcttctgctcgcaagagttgccttctgaatcgatccacggatcgattcaggcactccaatcgatccatggatcgattggagcctctgatagttgctgaatttcaaattcagccaacttcagaaacccctagaaaattctacaaaaatccaaaaatcatgaaatttcgtgtagacattatttagggcatacttaatcatggaaaaatagttttctatgaaaatacttcatattttcaaagattgacacaaacttgaaaacttgcaaaaactttagcgttttcttcaagtttgtgtctaactattcaatggtgattactatcaaaagatagtcttcaccaaggttttccaaaaacattttaaaaacattttcaaaaccaatatcccatcatgttccttgggcataatgcacatgacttgtacattagctttcccaatgatgggaaaatacataactatgtgttttgatgaacctaaaactcaaaagaatgcactaaatcaacatcttgagttttgttcatcatcataacatctcacttgtatctaatgtgtactaaaaacacatacaagtcatcttataggtctttgtgagatgtagattttggttttgccctaatctagagatcatgcatatctatctaggcattttggagatattagacacccacctaggatgtcacttgttaataagtgttgttaaatgccttttgtccttaattacaaggaattaaacttaatgcatgataatgttatggcatacatccaaaagaaataattttcaaaagaaaatatcctataattacatgatgtatgaatgtcatgacatggtatttttggatttttcataataaaacatgaacgcaaaaatagacatgatgtcatgacatatgatgggcaaacaatcatggcaagatttagcataaataaaatatatctagattaactatctaagtatccttaaaaccttagctaaacttacaacttaaacctagattgccctaaagtgcttcaagaaaatgccaaagtctaaattggcatttctaattcccttgattaatttatgccagtcgaaattaagcatatcctcaaatgttggcatatttcatttttccacaagagtagcacttcaacataaggcttcaattttctttaattttctaagaacataccaaaatcccaacttggtagttcttatgatttctcaatatgtgccattttaagataaaatcaaattttcaaccattaggcacatttaactttttcaattttgtgtcacttaaaatatcatccaatttatcaaattgtgacacattttactcttcccaagagtaaacataaatccacttcattttcaaaggttaagaataaccttgaaaatgctccttgagtgtcaatttcttcaaagttgggttaactacccttcttcttagagttgacactctctaactcatctatggggtagagaagatgctcctaggaacccaaaacctattggtgctccttggatgctctaagtattcactagggataacttccctagatacctttctagtgacctcgtttggcttcttagaagccttggtcactttttctaggtcaactctagggatagcctcccttgtgaccttgttagtgactttcttagacttcttagaagtcttagtcacatttgttgttgcaaagatacttctagggatgacttcccttgtatccttgacttgacttctagacttagggttggttccatagctatatggaaccctatggtaagtaggtgcatcctttttgattttaggtttgtatcccaaatctctatggcccttggatgacccttgttgtcctaaacctagattttgctcatttttccctttaaggatattctccatcttttttagggtcttttctagtttgtcaagtcttgacatcaagacttgattttctatcattaaatccttagattttgatttttcattacacccatgagcatttttgtttctaggcttgtatttattatccttagtgttcttgcccaaatctCTATCTACCTTTCTAGCCTTAGGGGTAGTAGATTTGGCATGTAGggtcacatgcttttccttaatgccctcatgcttcctattcttatgataaatcgcattaaaatgataaaaattagaactatcatgctttttaccataatgcgagggaataggctcaataaaagataccttcctttttaccttggaggctcccccttgactaatgcctccttgagccttgaccatcttcttccccttgaggcattgactccggtaatgccccttttgattgcaagagaagcatatgatatgctccttgctcttctttgttccgggagtggtctcctttggcttaacattgcccttttgtgccacttggcccttcttcttggccaatttagggcatttacttttgtaatgcccatgttccctacattcaaagcatatgatatgatttttattattaattgaaatgtttataccttcttgtgtagggatggcacttgctcctccatttgatatttcttgaatttcggaggtggcaccatcttcttcttcttcacttggcccggatgtagaagcttctccttcttcttgatccggcgtcaccaaggattgctccccctcaatcctagaggtggaggcttcatcatcttgaacatgaaacaaggagtatgctccctccttgttcccttcgttgcattcccttgaggatgaagcttcttggatttcctcttcttcggaggttgagcatctctcaacctcggagtcctcctcttggtcttgctccaaagagtcaccctctctagaTTCTTCataatcttgtacagtggaggggatctcttcatgaagcttggccaatttgctccatagctcctttgcatcttcaa from Zingiber officinale cultivar Zhangliang chromosome 4B, Zo_v1.1, whole genome shotgun sequence includes:
- the LOC121977882 gene encoding calcium-dependent protein kinase 2, giving the protein MEDVRATYSLGKELGRGQFGVTHLCTHKATGEKLACKTIAKRKLTNKEDIEDVRREVQIMYHLSGQPNIVELKGAYEDKQSVHLVMELCSGGELFDRIIAKGHYTERAAASLLRTIVQILHTFHSMGVIHRDLKPENFLLLNKDEDAPLKATDFGLSVFFKQGEVFKDIVGSAYYIAPEVLKRRYGPEADIWSIGVMLYIFLCGVPPFWAESEQGIFNAILRGQIDFTSDPWPNISPSAKDLVRKMLNIDPKQRLTAFEVLNHPWIKEDGEAPDTPLDNAVINRLKQFRAMNQFKKAALRVIAGCLSEEEIQGLKEMFKSMDSDNSGTITLEELKHGLAKQGTKLSEYEVKQLMEAADADGNGTIDYEEFITATVHMNRMDREEHLYTAFQFFDKDNSGYITREELEQALKEKGMYDEAEIKGVIDEADVDNDGHINYDEFVAMMRMGNPETNPKKRRDVII
- the LOC121976214 gene encoding calmodulin-like isoform X2, whose product is MAEKLTGDQISEFKEAFSLFDKDGDGCVTTKEIGTVMRSLGQNPTEAELQEMINEVDADGSGTIDFPEFLNLMARKLNGTDSDEELKEAFRVFDKDQNGFISSAELRIVMSNLGEKLTDDEIDDMIREADVDGDGQINYDEFVKVMMTK
- the LOC121976214 gene encoding calmodulin-2/4-like isoform X1, giving the protein MAEKLTGDQISEFKEAFSLFDKDGDDYTRLKSFDFDFDILFFFVHVSAGCVTTKEIGTVMRSLGQNPTEAELQEMINEVDADGSGTIDFPEFLNLMARKLNGTDSDEELKEAFRVFDKDQNGFISSAELRIVMSNLGEKLTDDEIDDMIREADVDGDGQINYDEFVKVMMTK